A section of the Salminus brasiliensis chromosome 10, fSalBra1.hap2, whole genome shotgun sequence genome encodes:
- the ccdc197 gene encoding uncharacterized protein CCDC197, with protein sequence MATASVPVLNKDDPRLQLKVENRWRNVFVTQAEDVSLYDKEHAENVNHIPVITEPSSRILDTGVNTLQRTLLLKKQVQVDEVNKQLKQKQLEFQGRMQILEQRRAELLLKQQETKERAAKFEKFVEENEVKRRRALKKYQVESKQNELREKEKSELSVYLDQLQMRHQYLKQRVDKYKMYEDYLMKILDLLPENYVENGADSLAMPIIRRHETLSITQQDLVQRLASLSEELEQGQRNLDSLKQDHNTTKLMMNKELSELQTQWDQIKENNKQLEMTLQIHQGQSRDQAEEIGSLMIAVKNLGQQCHLQHYGSLEDMNMLTIMDMIKEFILDKADTERRAMRLTNSGSELTKGSADRRRTGSALKRNTSSKVHLKSTSKTSGGSKLLSSSKTMQ encoded by the exons ATGGCCACGGCGTCTGTCCCTGTTTTGAATAAGGATGACCCCCGTCTGCAGCTGAAAGTGGAAAACAGGTGGAGAAATGTGTTTGTAACGCAGGCGGAGGACGTCAG TCTTTATGACAAAGAGCATGCGGAGAATGTCAATCACATTCCTGTCATAACAGAG CCATCCAGCAGAATATTGGACACCGGTGTCAACACTCTTCAGAGAACTCTATTGCTGAAGAAGCAGGTGCAGGTGGATGAGGTGAATAAGCAGTTAAAGCAGAAACAGCTGGAGTTCCAAGGTCGCATGCAGATTCTGGAGCAGAGGAGGGCAGAACTTTTGCTCAAACAGCAAGAA ACGAAAGAAAGGGCAGCTAAATTCGAGAAGTTTGTGGAGGAAAATGAGGTGAAACGACGTCGTGCTTTGAAGAAATACCAGGTGGAGAGCAAACAAAATGAgctgagggagaaagagaaatctGAACTGTCTGTGTATCTCGATCAGCTTCAAATGAG ACATCAATATCTGAAACAAAGGGTTGATAAATATAAGATGTATGAAGACTATCTGATGAAGATTCTAGACTTACTTCCAGAGA ATTATGTAGAAAATGGAGCTGACTCTTTGGCGATGCCCATCATCAGACGCCATGAGACTCTGTCCATCACCCAGCAGGACCTGGTGCAGCGCCTGGCCAGCTTGTCAGAGGAACTTGAACAGGGCCAACGCAACCTGGACTCGCTCAAACAGGACCACAACACAACCAAACTG ATGATGAATAAGGAGTTGTCAGAACTGCAGACCCAATGGGACCAAATCAAAGAGAACAATAAACAACTGGAAATGACCCTTCAGATTCACCAGGGCCAGTCTCGAGACCAG GCTGAGGAGATTGGGAGTCTTATGATAGCAGTGAAAAATCTTGGGCAGCAGTGCCACCTGCAACACTATGGCTCATTAGAAGATATGAATATGCTGACAATAATGGATATGATAAAG GAGTTCATTCTGGATAAGGCAGATACAGAGAGGAGAGCGATGCGGCTGACAAATTCCGGCTCAGAGCTCACAAAGGGGAGTGCAGACAGAAGGAGGACTGGATCAGCCTTGAAAAGAAACACCTCCAGCAAAGTCCATCTAAAGAGTACCAGCAAGACCAGTGGAGGGAGTAAACTGCTCAGCTCATCCAAAACAATGCAATGA